In Edaphobacter dinghuensis, a genomic segment contains:
- a CDS encoding MqnA/MqnD/SBP family protein, with product MTTANTAIREINIAHSPDSDDAFMFYGLATNKVRVPGYKFNHTLTDIETLNHRAINEAFYDVTAISFHAYPYLQDKYTLMACGGSVGEGYGPMIVSPRKLTLDEVKKTRIAVPGTLTTAYLSLKLFAPEIETAVVPFDKIIPAVVSGEFDAGLIIHEGQLTYANDGLVKLLDLGQWWREETGLPLPLGGNAIRRSFSQETLLATTNALRDSIQHALDHREEALEYAMQFARDLDPTLANRFVGMYVNERTLNYGEDGKEAIRKLLDMGFDRGIIPLRANVDFVG from the coding sequence ATGACTACTGCGAACACTGCCATTCGAGAGATCAACATCGCCCACAGCCCGGACTCCGACGACGCCTTTATGTTCTACGGCCTGGCCACCAACAAGGTCCGCGTCCCCGGCTACAAGTTCAACCACACGCTCACCGACATCGAAACACTGAATCATCGCGCCATCAATGAAGCCTTCTACGATGTCACCGCCATCTCGTTTCACGCCTATCCCTACCTACAGGACAAGTACACCCTGATGGCGTGCGGCGGCAGCGTTGGCGAAGGCTATGGGCCGATGATCGTCTCGCCCCGCAAATTGACGCTCGATGAAGTAAAGAAGACACGCATCGCCGTTCCTGGCACGCTCACCACGGCATACCTGTCGTTGAAGCTCTTCGCCCCGGAGATTGAGACGGCTGTTGTGCCGTTCGACAAGATCATTCCCGCTGTGGTTTCGGGAGAGTTCGATGCCGGACTCATCATCCACGAAGGCCAGCTAACCTATGCGAACGACGGTTTGGTGAAGCTGCTCGACCTTGGCCAGTGGTGGCGCGAAGAGACTGGACTTCCCCTCCCGCTTGGAGGCAACGCCATTCGCCGCTCGTTTAGCCAGGAGACCCTCTTAGCCACAACGAACGCTCTGCGGGACAGCATCCAACATGCTCTTGACCATCGCGAAGAGGCGCTGGAATACGCGATGCAGTTCGCCCGCGATCTCGATCCTACGCTGGCCAACCGTTTTGTCGGCATGTACGTCAACGAGCGCACCTTGAACTATGGCGAGGACGGCAAAGAGGCCATTCGCAAGCTTCTGGATATGGGCTTCGACCGCGGCATCATTCCTCTTCGTGCAAATGTAGATTTTGTTGGTTAA
- a CDS encoding FtsB family cell division protein has protein sequence MTRSTTTGAGAKRSSAVVRLYRQIHGGWRKIATGAAAVLALAMAYHVIFGQNGLTVYQQKRQETQMLAKQLQTLQHENEMMKGHVDRLQNDPNAIEHQAREELHYTRPGEVIYTLPPDPASKDAANQNTAKP, from the coding sequence ATGACTCGATCCACCACAACAGGCGCAGGGGCAAAGCGGTCAAGCGCTGTCGTGCGCCTATATCGGCAGATTCACGGCGGATGGAGAAAGATCGCTACCGGTGCTGCTGCGGTGCTTGCGCTTGCCATGGCTTACCATGTCATCTTTGGCCAGAATGGCCTGACGGTCTATCAGCAGAAGCGTCAGGAGACGCAGATGCTGGCCAAGCAATTGCAGACTTTGCAACATGAGAACGAGATGATGAAGGGTCACGTCGACCGCTTGCAGAACGATCCCAATGCGATCGAGCATCAGGCCCGCGAAGAGCTGCATTACACGCGGCCCGGTGAGGTGATCTACACGCTTCCTCCCGATCCTGCGTCGAAGGATGCTGCCAACCAGAACACCGCGAAACCCTAG
- a CDS encoding ABC transporter ATP-binding protein, translating into MTEALVNTKSSLSQHDADPPGPVVAYSDVSIRFDLKPVLEDISFDVQRGETRIILGPAGCGKSVLMKLANGLLRPDSGTIKVFGQEITTMPEKDLYKLRARIGMVFQESALFDSLSVEDNVAYRLHEDGVPEEEAHKRVVEALQFVELEPAIAKFPSELSGGMRRRVSIARAIISNPDLILYDSPTGGLDPITSTTIIELVVKQRDVSHTTSLLITHRLQDAFTLARNRFNPTTGRMELIPNNGVDDSTKFLVLNEGKVVFDGTTEALVHTTDPWLKDYIS; encoded by the coding sequence ATGACCGAAGCACTCGTCAATACGAAATCTTCTCTCAGCCAGCACGATGCCGATCCGCCTGGCCCGGTCGTCGCCTATAGCGACGTCTCCATCAGATTCGACCTGAAACCGGTGCTAGAAGATATCTCGTTTGACGTACAGCGCGGCGAGACACGCATCATCCTTGGACCAGCGGGCTGCGGTAAATCCGTGCTGATGAAGCTGGCCAATGGGTTGCTGCGGCCGGACTCGGGAACAATCAAGGTCTTTGGGCAGGAAATTACGACGATGCCCGAGAAGGACCTCTACAAACTACGTGCGCGCATCGGGATGGTCTTTCAGGAGTCGGCGTTGTTCGATTCGCTCTCAGTGGAAGACAATGTAGCCTATCGCCTCCACGAAGATGGCGTCCCCGAAGAAGAAGCGCACAAGCGCGTGGTAGAGGCTCTGCAATTTGTCGAACTGGAGCCAGCCATCGCCAAGTTTCCATCGGAGCTTTCGGGCGGAATGCGACGGCGTGTCTCCATTGCGCGTGCCATCATCTCCAATCCCGATTTGATTCTCTACGATTCTCCTACAGGCGGACTCGACCCAATCACGTCGACCACCATCATTGAGCTGGTCGTCAAGCAGCGCGACGTCTCGCACACGACCTCGCTGCTAATTACCCACCGGTTGCAGGATGCATTCACGCTGGCCAGAAACCGCTTTAACCCGACGACGGGCAGGATGGAGCTGATTCCCAACAATGGAGTCGACGACAGCACTAAATTTCTTGTGCTGAACGAAGGCAAGGTAGTCTTTGACGGCACAACCGAAGCGCTCGTCCACACCACCGATCCCTGGTTGAAGGACTATATCTCCTAA
- a CDS encoding MlaE family ABC transporter permease: MPFVSPEEFAKEKVAAVQDYALLSWHAISNIFSRPRYWPDIFTQMDSIGFGSLPIVVLTGFFTGCVLALQSATSLQEFGAISMTGNLVALSMVKELGPVLTGLMISGRNASGMASELGSMKVTEQIDAMRALGTDPIRKLVTPRLYATIFMLFFLTIVADAVGIAGGALVSVTLLGLNASSYFHSSYRALVYGDVVQGLTKPLFSGFIIATVGCYFGLKTKGGTQGVGRSTTQAVVVSSVFIIIVDFIVSRAMIGIFGR, translated from the coding sequence ATGCCCTTCGTCTCCCCAGAGGAATTCGCTAAGGAAAAGGTCGCCGCCGTTCAGGACTACGCGCTGCTCTCTTGGCATGCGATCTCGAACATCTTTTCACGTCCGCGATATTGGCCCGACATCTTCACCCAGATGGACTCGATCGGCTTCGGGTCGCTGCCGATCGTCGTGCTGACCGGCTTCTTTACAGGATGCGTACTGGCGCTGCAATCGGCGACCTCCCTGCAGGAGTTCGGCGCCATCAGCATGACCGGCAACCTGGTCGCGCTCTCGATGGTCAAAGAGCTTGGCCCCGTCCTCACCGGGCTGATGATCTCCGGACGCAACGCCTCGGGAATGGCCTCCGAGCTTGGCTCCATGAAGGTGACCGAGCAGATCGACGCCATGCGGGCGCTTGGAACCGATCCAATCCGTAAACTGGTCACGCCGCGTCTTTACGCAACCATCTTCATGCTCTTTTTTCTTACGATTGTGGCGGACGCCGTTGGAATCGCTGGCGGAGCGCTCGTCAGTGTGACCCTGCTGGGCTTGAACGCCTCCAGCTACTTCCACAGCTCCTACCGTGCTCTGGTCTACGGCGATGTCGTCCAGGGATTGACCAAGCCGCTCTTCTCGGGGTTCATCATTGCCACGGTCGGCTGCTACTTCGGTCTCAAAACCAAGGGCGGAACGCAGGGCGTTGGCCGCTCGACCACACAGGCCGTTGTCGTGTCGTCGGTCTTCATCATCATCGTCGACTTCATCGTCAGCCGGGCGATGATCGGCATCTTTGGCCGGTAA
- a CDS encoding zinc-dependent alcohol dehydrogenase gives MTAAVLYGKQDLRLEQVAVPRPADGELLVRVAAALTCGTDLKVYRRGYHARMLKPPIRFGHELAGVVEEVGAGVTKFRKGDRVVALNSAPCDACFFCTHGQQNLCEDLLFNNGAYAEFIRVPARIVEKNTLLIPDDVLFEHAALTEPLACVVRGLEESGAKAGDTMIVIGAGPIGLMFMHVAEIHGVNVIAVVKREDQIAAAKLFGASSVVQISAVDDVVAAARALTPQGRGADIVIEAVATPATWEWAVDMVRKGGVVNFFGGPPSGTKVQLDTNRLHYGDITLKASFHHTPATCRTAFELVTSRRFKCADYITGRAGLSDVPAIFARMLDRSGSTREIKTAVFPAGVPK, from the coding sequence ATGACAGCGGCGGTGTTGTACGGCAAGCAAGACTTGAGATTGGAACAGGTGGCGGTCCCGCGCCCGGCGGATGGAGAGTTGCTCGTTCGCGTTGCGGCAGCGTTGACCTGCGGTACCGACCTCAAGGTCTACCGCCGTGGCTACCATGCCCGCATGCTCAAGCCGCCCATCCGCTTTGGCCACGAGCTGGCGGGAGTCGTCGAAGAGGTTGGCGCCGGTGTGACCAAATTTCGCAAGGGCGACAGGGTCGTTGCCCTGAACTCCGCGCCCTGCGACGCCTGCTTCTTCTGCACTCACGGGCAGCAGAACCTCTGCGAAGACCTTCTGTTCAATAACGGCGCCTACGCCGAGTTCATCCGCGTCCCGGCACGGATCGTCGAAAAGAACACGCTGCTGATTCCTGATGACGTCCTCTTCGAGCATGCCGCCCTCACCGAACCTCTGGCCTGTGTTGTTCGCGGCCTCGAGGAGAGCGGAGCCAAGGCAGGGGACACCATGATCGTCATCGGAGCCGGCCCTATCGGCCTGATGTTCATGCATGTCGCCGAGATCCACGGCGTTAATGTCATTGCTGTCGTCAAGCGCGAAGATCAGATCGCCGCCGCAAAACTGTTTGGCGCCTCTAGCGTGGTGCAGATCTCAGCCGTCGACGACGTGGTCGCCGCAGCCCGTGCTCTTACACCGCAGGGCCGTGGTGCCGATATCGTCATCGAGGCTGTAGCTACACCCGCTACGTGGGAGTGGGCCGTCGATATGGTACGCAAGGGTGGCGTGGTGAATTTCTTCGGTGGGCCGCCCAGTGGCACCAAGGTGCAGCTCGACACCAACCGCTTGCATTACGGCGACATCACCCTCAAGGCAAGCTTTCATCACACCCCTGCAACGTGCCGCACCGCATTCGAGCTGGTCACCAGCCGCCGTTTCAAGTGCGCCGACTACATCACCGGTCGTGCCGGTCTCAGCGATGTTCCCGCCATCTTTGCCCGTATGCTCGATCGAAGCGGAAGCACGCGCGAGATCAAGACCGCCGTCTTTCCTGCCGGGGTGCCTAAGTGA
- the hpnC gene encoding squalene synthase HpnC encodes MSEITLAEHALLGAPHEYLTPLERPTLAEAQAWCRHLATTHYENFHVATWFLPRKIRPHFESIYAYCRVADDLGDEVDDPEVALRLLNSWGSMLDECYDHPERSMHPVFVALHETIRECGVPRQLFADLLHAFRMDQVKTEYETWHELLEYSHYSANPVGRLVLWVCGYQDESLGLLSDKVCTALQLANFWQDVTEDADRGRRYIPAQAMAQFGVEDGQIEGRVFTPEFGAMIESLVVGTRAMLRDGSVISSRVDKELAVTLDLFSKGGNAILDGITAEKFDVLRGRPVVTKTKKLSLLAGALIAKMRAGLAT; translated from the coding sequence GTGAGTGAGATCACGCTCGCCGAACATGCTCTGCTTGGTGCGCCGCACGAGTACCTTACTCCGCTCGAACGGCCCACTCTCGCCGAAGCTCAGGCCTGGTGCCGCCACCTTGCGACGACACACTATGAGAACTTTCACGTCGCCACCTGGTTTTTGCCGCGCAAGATTCGGCCTCACTTCGAGAGCATCTACGCCTACTGCCGCGTAGCCGACGATCTCGGCGACGAGGTCGACGATCCCGAAGTCGCCTTGCGTCTGCTCAACTCCTGGGGTTCCATGCTTGACGAGTGCTACGACCATCCCGAACGCTCCATGCATCCTGTCTTTGTCGCACTGCACGAGACCATACGTGAGTGCGGCGTTCCCCGCCAACTCTTTGCCGATCTGCTGCATGCCTTCCGCATGGACCAGGTGAAGACCGAGTATGAAACATGGCACGAGCTTCTTGAGTACTCCCACTACTCCGCCAACCCGGTAGGCCGTCTGGTCTTGTGGGTCTGCGGATATCAGGACGAGTCGCTAGGTCTGCTCTCGGACAAGGTTTGTACAGCATTGCAACTGGCGAACTTCTGGCAGGATGTTACCGAAGACGCCGACCGTGGCAGGCGCTACATCCCCGCACAGGCGATGGCGCAGTTCGGCGTAGAAGATGGCCAGATTGAGGGCCGAGTCTTCACCCCGGAGTTCGGTGCGATGATCGAGAGTCTCGTCGTTGGAACTCGTGCCATGCTGCGCGATGGCAGCGTCATCAGCTCCCGCGTCGACAAGGAGCTGGCCGTCACGCTCGATCTCTTCAGCAAGGGCGGCAACGCCATTCTCGACGGCATTACCGCAGAGAAGTTCGATGTGCTGCGGGGCAGACCAGTCGTCACCAAGACTAAAAAACTGAGCCTCCTGGCAGGTGCGTTGATCGCCAAGATGCGGGCGGGGCTTGCCACGTGA
- a CDS encoding phytoene/squalene synthase family protein — protein MNLAEAYAACRIIARREAKNFYYAFRVLPQHKSDAMCAVYAFMRRADDISDDESLPIEQRRQAMSNWVESWRTARRTGASDDPVFLALNDTQKRFAIPDALLEELVQGTTMDLEPQPVAVQTFATFDDLYRYCYLVASVVGLVCIRIFGYTDPRAEKLAEETGIAFQLTNILRDVKEDAERGRVYLPQDWLHEFGLDTERVIALAQGAALQPADRALLRQLGAKAEAYYASANELLPLIDKDSRAALWVLVTIYHGLLYRIGKLDSDVFSQRASVPKASKLLTLTQGMAMALLNRATS, from the coding sequence GTGAACCTTGCGGAAGCCTATGCCGCCTGCCGCATCATAGCGCGGCGAGAGGCCAAAAACTTTTACTACGCCTTCCGCGTGCTGCCCCAGCATAAGAGCGACGCTATGTGCGCGGTCTACGCCTTCATGCGTCGCGCCGACGATATCTCCGACGACGAATCGCTCCCCATCGAGCAGCGCAGACAGGCCATGAGCAACTGGGTCGAGTCATGGCGTACCGCTCGCCGCACCGGAGCCTCTGACGATCCGGTCTTCCTCGCTCTCAACGACACACAAAAGCGGTTCGCAATTCCCGATGCTTTGCTCGAAGAGCTGGTGCAGGGAACCACAATGGATCTCGAACCGCAACCTGTCGCCGTTCAGACGTTCGCCACCTTCGACGACTTGTATCGTTACTGCTATCTCGTCGCCTCGGTCGTCGGCCTGGTCTGCATCCGCATCTTCGGCTACACCGATCCCCGTGCAGAAAAGCTCGCCGAAGAGACAGGGATCGCTTTTCAGCTAACCAACATCCTTCGCGACGTCAAAGAGGATGCGGAGCGCGGGCGAGTCTATCTGCCGCAGGACTGGCTACATGAATTCGGCCTCGACACCGAACGAGTGATCGCACTTGCGCAAGGTGCTGCGCTCCAGCCCGCAGACCGAGCTCTGCTGCGCCAGTTAGGTGCAAAGGCCGAAGCCTACTACGCCTCCGCGAACGAGTTACTGCCACTGATCGATAAGGACAGCCGCGCTGCGCTCTGGGTTCTCGTTACCATCTATCATGGCCTGCTCTACCGCATCGGCAAGCTCGACAGCGACGTATTCTCGCAGCGGGCCAGCGTCCCCAAGGCATCAAAGCTGTTGACTCTAACCCAGGGCATGGCAATGGCCCTACTCAACCGGGCAACATCGTGA
- the hpnE gene encoding hydroxysqualene dehydroxylase HpnE, giving the protein MKAVDSNPGHGNGPTQPGNIVSDSNQRDVIVVGAGVAGLSAAVALADAGADVTLLERRPYIGGRAYSYDHPALEETIDSQHVVVGCCTNILDLCNQAGMADTIRWYEELTFLEPGGRRSLLRPGSLPAPAHQAVSFLRAPMLSLRDKSAIATGLARFFRGYPADDTESFATWLKRTGQTERAIRHFWEPVVVGALNDTFERCSVKYAGKVFHESFLRSAPAGRLGIPAAPLSEFFSPIADLARRKGVAVKLKAGIESIEQVPGNRWQVQAGGETYTASSVVLATSFKQTESLLMSLSASTGTEAVQNVDFSRFTVAPITTVHLWYDRDVTGLDHAVLLDTRIQWVFAKSRIRRWPAERGSYLELVISASWPELDMGREEILSSSIQELEQFFPAIKQATLIKSGVLKEARATFSVTPGLDRFRPKQATQWPGLYLAGDWTATEWPSTMEGAVRSGRLAAGALMGDANRFMAPELPAQGLMRWLNRQ; this is encoded by the coding sequence ATCAAAGCTGTTGACTCTAACCCAGGGCATGGCAATGGCCCTACTCAACCGGGCAACATCGTGAGCGACTCCAATCAGCGCGATGTAATTGTTGTCGGCGCAGGCGTAGCCGGTCTGTCAGCAGCTGTAGCGCTCGCCGATGCCGGCGCGGATGTCACCCTGCTCGAACGCCGCCCCTACATCGGTGGGCGTGCTTACTCCTACGATCATCCCGCCCTCGAAGAGACCATCGACTCGCAGCACGTCGTGGTCGGTTGCTGCACCAACATCCTCGACCTCTGTAATCAGGCAGGGATGGCAGACACCATTCGCTGGTACGAGGAGCTGACCTTCCTCGAGCCCGGCGGCCGCCGCAGCCTGCTGCGTCCCGGCAGTCTTCCTGCGCCCGCGCATCAGGCCGTCAGTTTCCTGCGCGCCCCCATGCTTTCGCTGCGCGATAAGTCAGCAATCGCTACTGGCCTCGCCCGTTTCTTCCGCGGCTATCCTGCCGACGACACCGAAAGCTTCGCCACATGGCTCAAGCGCACCGGCCAGACCGAGCGCGCCATCCGCCACTTCTGGGAGCCTGTCGTCGTCGGCGCGCTCAACGATACCTTTGAGCGTTGTTCGGTCAAGTATGCAGGCAAAGTCTTCCACGAATCCTTCTTACGCTCCGCACCAGCCGGACGGCTCGGCATTCCCGCAGCCCCCTTGAGCGAATTCTTTAGCCCCATCGCCGATCTGGCGCGTCGCAAAGGCGTCGCCGTCAAGCTCAAGGCCGGAATTGAAAGCATCGAGCAGGTTCCGGGCAATCGCTGGCAGGTGCAGGCAGGAGGAGAGACGTACACGGCCTCCTCGGTCGTTCTGGCTACGAGCTTCAAGCAGACAGAGAGCCTTCTGATGAGTCTGAGCGCTTCGACAGGCACAGAAGCGGTGCAGAACGTCGACTTCAGCAGATTCACCGTCGCTCCGATCACGACAGTTCATCTCTGGTATGACCGTGATGTGACTGGCCTCGATCACGCTGTTCTGCTCGACACCCGCATCCAGTGGGTGTTCGCTAAATCGCGCATCCGTCGCTGGCCTGCGGAGCGCGGCAGTTATCTCGAGCTGGTCATCAGCGCCTCGTGGCCCGAGCTGGATATGGGAAGGGAAGAGATTCTTTCTTCTTCGATTCAGGAGCTGGAGCAGTTTTTTCCTGCGATCAAGCAAGCTACATTGATCAAGAGCGGAGTTCTCAAAGAAGCTCGCGCCACCTTCTCCGTTACTCCCGGCCTCGATCGTTTCCGTCCAAAACAAGCGACGCAATGGCCCGGCCTTTATCTCGCAGGCGACTGGACGGCAACAGAGTGGCCCTCCACGATGGAGGGCGCTGTTCGCAGCGGCAGGCTCGCTGCCGGCGCTCTGATGGGCGATGCCAACCGCTTCATGGCCCCGGAGCTTCCCGCCCAAGGGCTCATGCGCTGGTTGAATCGTCAGTAA
- a CDS encoding cupin domain-containing protein encodes MSSKSSMDRRQFATLLPALLACSAAMPESAVAQSNLPVLQSGVFPPEPPKTGGSQERVSRHYVAGMLKAGNLRLEMHETTQAVGAPHEPIGTHLHNELWLVREGTVELMTNGVTRKMVAGDVGICVAGDKHFIKNVGDTPATYFVVTVGPPE; translated from the coding sequence ATGAGTTCTAAAAGTTCGATGGATCGTCGTCAATTTGCAACCTTGCTGCCAGCACTGCTGGCTTGTTCGGCAGCGATGCCGGAGTCAGCCGTGGCCCAGAGCAATCTGCCTGTGCTTCAATCGGGCGTATTTCCGCCGGAGCCGCCAAAGACAGGCGGTTCGCAGGAGCGAGTCTCTCGTCACTACGTCGCAGGAATGTTAAAGGCTGGCAATCTTCGACTGGAGATGCACGAGACGACACAAGCTGTGGGCGCTCCGCACGAACCGATTGGAACGCATCTGCACAACGAACTGTGGCTAGTGCGCGAGGGCACGGTAGAGTTGATGACCAACGGCGTAACTCGCAAGATGGTGGCAGGCGATGTCGGCATCTGCGTCGCCGGAGACAAGCACTTCATCAAGAATGTCGGCGACACACCGGCGACTTATTTTGTGGTGACGGTCGGCCCGCCAGAATAA